The genomic DNA GCGGCCGGAAACGTGTTGGTGAGGTCGGGCCTGCGAATCGGGTCGAGCGCGCCGGCGGACACCGCAAGCGCGCGGTACATCGCGTAGGAGCCGCCATGGCTGCCGATCACGTTGCGGTCGCCCGCGCGCGACACCGTGCCGATGATCGGCCCGCGCGCGCGCGCATCGGCCGCGCCCCAATGGATCGGGAAAGCGGACTTCTTGCCCGGCTCCGGATGCGAGGTGAGGCGGATGTGGTCGGTACGGTTCGCGCGGCTCATGTCCAGGCTCCCAAAACGCCAACGGCCCGCCGCTCGGACGGGCCTGGCTCGCTTGCGGCACTCTTTCGAAACGCCGGCGACGCAAGCTCAATCCAACATATTGTAACCCCGGCGCGCGACAGACAAGTTAATCGTGCGCGGCCGCCGCGGCCCATTCCCAAGCTTGTCCCGATCGGGGGACGATGCCAGAATGTTCCCTATATCTATGTAATTGTTATGATTTTTGAAGGGGTGGGCGGCGGCGCCGCTGTCCGGACAGGTGACTGGATAAAACCTGCATATTCGGACATATCGACCGGATCGGCCTGTCCCGGAGACCCCCATGCCCGCCAGCTACATCGATCCCCGCAACGGACAGCTCTATCCCCTCGACCAGCCGCGCTGGTGCTCGGACGAGCGCACGCCGCTGCTGGTGACGCCGGGGGCAGGGATCTCGCGCGACGATATCGATGCGCGCACGCGCTCGCTCTGGCGCTATCGGGCCGCGCTGCCGGTGGAGATCAAGGATCCGATCACGCTCGGCGAAGGCTGCACGCCGCTGCTCCAGCAGGACTGGGGCGAGCTGCGCCCGTTGTTCAAGCTCGAATGGTTCAACCCGACCGGCAGCTTCAAGGACCGCGGCTCGGCCGTGATGCTGTCCTTCCTGCGCCAGATCGGTGTCGACGCCATTCTCGAAGACTCCTCCGGCAATGGCGGCTCGTCGATGGCGGGGCTCGGTGCTGCCGGCGGCATGCGCGTGAAGATCCTGGCGCCTGCCTCGACCTCGCCGGCCAAGATCGCGCAGGTGCGCGCTTACGGTGCCACCGTGCAGCTCGTCGAGGGCCCGCGCGAGGAATCGGAGGCCGAGGCTATCCGGCAGTCGAGCCAGACCTTCTATGCCAGCCACAATTGGCAGCCGTTCTTCCTCGAGGGGACAAAATCGCTGGCCTACGAGATCTGGGAGGACCTCGGCTTCCGCGCGCCCGACAACGTCATCGTTCCCGTCGGCGCCGGCTCGAGCCTGCTCGGCTGTGCCTTCGGCTTCCGCGAGTTGTTGAGAGCCGGACAGATATCGAAGCTGCCGCGCCTGTTCGCGGCGCAGCCGCTGAACTGCTCGCCGAT from Bradyrhizobium sp. CCBAU 53351 includes the following:
- a CDS encoding threonine synthase, which codes for MPASYIDPRNGQLYPLDQPRWCSDERTPLLVTPGAGISRDDIDARTRSLWRYRAALPVEIKDPITLGEGCTPLLQQDWGELRPLFKLEWFNPTGSFKDRGSAVMLSFLRQIGVDAILEDSSGNGGSSMAGLGAAGGMRVKILAPASTSPAKIAQVRAYGATVQLVEGPREESEAEAIRQSSQTFYASHNWQPFFLEGTKSLAYEIWEDLGFRAPDNVIVPVGAGSSLLGCAFGFRELLRAGQISKLPRLFAAQPLNCSPIDASFQAGVDTPVAREVSKTIAEGTAIKHPLRLREIIAALRESGGGTVALTEDEIVTALRRLARQGLFAEPTSAGAAAALDKLSATGAIKANETTVAVLTGTGLKAATTVADLVQ